The Pseudobacteriovorax antillogorgiicola genome has a window encoding:
- a CDS encoding RCC1 domain-containing protein — translation MKKLKQLVTVSCGILLCSSITSSCSNGLEEQSLHPTTPFRSDQNFDNDLALNGQDGAITCRVETPRRMTYPQLNMFCALLREDGDVRANHDDEIWDWHLEVLNPELMVSSQPLISQAPWQVRFTISGADQQTLQTQAWQSEVTLNIEHIEVSELDRRFTSTADSMKAPGTIKSFALGANHSCALTYGEQLYCWGANQFGQLGLFGLDRASFPTLVASRRGIRELVAGTQNTCALFYDGSADCWGANHTGQLASDEPGIFWQARTLDLPFPVKMLALGQSHTCALDDNHRAFCWGYNADGALGVGDISDDIVEFPLEVEYEFEILIAGETHTCGIATDGTYCWGENKRGQLGLDHLSTIATPTLTAATTPLLHVDTHDVNCGLDRFGHAYCWGVNDGGLLGTEESLHSVPRPSQVHSPVTFRHLAAGRRHICGIAKNEGIYCWGQNTFRQLGHGNQGTLERRPQYVKGQDKAVPFTKIAAGNDFSCAMNKDHSLFCWGDNSFGQLGQGYDGAPEANLVQIHLPTHE, via the coding sequence ATGAAAAAACTAAAACAGCTCGTCACGGTATCATGCGGAATCCTCCTTTGCAGCTCGATAACTTCGAGCTGCTCAAACGGGCTGGAAGAGCAAAGTCTACACCCCACCACACCTTTTCGCTCGGATCAGAATTTTGACAACGATCTCGCCCTCAACGGCCAAGATGGTGCCATTACATGCCGTGTCGAGACGCCTCGCAGGATGACTTACCCTCAGCTAAACATGTTCTGTGCTTTGCTTAGAGAGGATGGAGATGTTCGAGCAAACCACGACGACGAAATCTGGGATTGGCACTTGGAGGTCCTAAATCCCGAACTCATGGTGTCATCTCAGCCATTGATTAGCCAAGCACCTTGGCAAGTGCGATTTACCATCTCCGGAGCCGATCAACAGACCTTGCAAACTCAGGCATGGCAGAGCGAGGTGACCCTCAACATTGAACACATCGAAGTGAGTGAGCTCGATCGTCGCTTCACCAGTACGGCCGATTCCATGAAGGCTCCCGGTACTATCAAGTCTTTCGCCCTAGGAGCCAATCATAGCTGCGCTCTTACGTATGGGGAGCAGCTCTACTGCTGGGGTGCAAACCAATTTGGTCAGCTGGGCCTTTTCGGCCTCGACAGGGCTAGTTTTCCGACTCTTGTCGCAAGTCGCCGAGGGATTCGCGAACTTGTAGCTGGGACCCAAAACACCTGTGCCCTGTTTTACGACGGATCTGCCGATTGCTGGGGTGCTAACCATACGGGTCAACTAGCATCCGACGAACCTGGTATTTTTTGGCAGGCGAGAACCCTGGATCTGCCATTCCCGGTAAAAATGTTAGCCCTCGGTCAATCCCATACATGCGCACTCGACGATAACCATCGCGCATTTTGCTGGGGCTACAACGCCGACGGCGCTCTCGGTGTTGGCGACATCTCCGATGACATTGTAGAATTTCCCCTTGAAGTGGAGTACGAATTCGAAATACTTATCGCGGGAGAGACTCACACCTGCGGGATTGCAACGGACGGCACCTACTGCTGGGGTGAAAACAAACGCGGTCAACTGGGGCTTGACCATCTCAGTACAATCGCAACTCCAACCCTGACCGCAGCGACGACTCCATTACTTCATGTCGACACTCATGATGTTAACTGCGGATTAGACCGATTTGGTCACGCCTACTGCTGGGGAGTCAACGATGGAGGCCTACTCGGCACGGAAGAGAGCCTTCATAGCGTCCCACGTCCATCTCAAGTTCATAGCCCGGTCACATTTCGGCATCTAGCAGCAGGCAGAAGACATATATGCGGGATAGCGAAAAACGAAGGGATTTATTGTTGGGGTCAAAACACATTTCGACAACTCGGTCATGGGAACCAAGGAACCTTAGAAAGACGCCCACAGTATGTAAAAGGTCAAGATAAGGCAGTACCCTTCACAAAGATAGCTGCGGGAAACGACTTTTCTTGTGCAATGAATAAAGATCACTCTTTATTTTGTTGGGGGGATAATAGCTTCGGTCAACTAGGACAGGGATATGATGGTGCTCCTGAAGCAAACCTCGTTCAGATTCATCTTCCTACTCATGAGTGA
- the tgt gene encoding tRNA guanosine(34) transglycosylase Tgt: MTRLSFHLDGEAPGSQARATSFKTLHTQVETPLFMPVGTQATVKGLRVEDLEKTGANILLANTYHLLLRPGPEVFEKLGGIHRMMNWSGSVLTDSGGFQIFSLPNARTMTEEGARFKSYVDGRSILLTPEKSITTQKSIGSDIMMVLDQCVPSTSEHKFAKDAMELTHRWAKRSLAARGNSPQSMFGIIQGACFEDLRKQSADFICDLPFDGFAIGGLAVGESKQEREDFTELTTQWMPKDRPRYLMGVGTPIDLLEAVHRGVDMFDCIIPTAYAQQSFAFTTKGQLRLERQVYKFQDEALDPACDCYTCKNYSRAYIHHLFKARENLGAQLLSIHNLRFYDRLTKAMRAKILDGSFLSFYQEQRELLVRRDQEHPSQPPKPKRRTKTPPQELGTFVIHHSKYGFSSIKEKVSGEIMHSVNHPDEEAKALYVDQVDWQEKLQGDFQEPLRVWDVGLGAAHNAMALIQFYEKQNDGNLRPIEIYSFESDLDALRLALRNHHLFTHLRHGAPHHLLKTKSWQRDPIKWFLREGDFLDQINESPVPDIIFYDPFSSATNHELWTLDCFNKVKNALGEKYCEMITYSASTSVRAGLLGAGFFVGKGVATGPKSDTTIAYNGLVETTKANLLDRKWLERWSRSHKPFPLGICSAMKQDFLDTIPKHPQFLSHLNERQQ, translated from the coding sequence ATGACAAGACTATCCTTTCACCTGGATGGGGAAGCCCCCGGCTCACAAGCACGGGCCACTAGCTTTAAAACTCTTCATACTCAAGTAGAAACACCGTTGTTTATGCCGGTAGGAACTCAAGCTACCGTCAAAGGTCTTAGAGTTGAAGACCTAGAAAAGACAGGAGCTAACATTCTCCTGGCTAACACCTACCACCTTCTGCTTAGACCAGGCCCTGAAGTATTCGAAAAACTGGGTGGTATCCATCGCATGATGAATTGGAGTGGCTCAGTATTAACTGACTCCGGGGGCTTCCAAATCTTTTCATTACCGAACGCCCGCACCATGACCGAAGAAGGAGCGCGATTCAAAAGCTACGTGGATGGTCGCAGCATATTACTCACTCCTGAAAAAAGCATCACGACCCAAAAATCTATCGGTAGCGATATTATGATGGTGCTCGACCAATGTGTTCCTTCCACGTCTGAACACAAGTTTGCGAAAGATGCTATGGAACTAACCCATCGCTGGGCCAAACGAAGTCTTGCAGCTCGCGGCAACTCACCTCAATCCATGTTTGGGATTATCCAAGGGGCATGTTTCGAAGATCTAAGGAAGCAAAGTGCAGACTTTATATGTGATCTGCCTTTCGATGGGTTTGCTATTGGTGGACTCGCAGTAGGGGAAAGCAAACAGGAACGAGAGGACTTTACGGAACTGACAACTCAATGGATGCCTAAAGATCGACCTCGTTATCTCATGGGTGTCGGCACACCCATCGATCTGCTAGAAGCGGTTCATCGTGGGGTTGATATGTTTGATTGCATTATACCAACCGCTTACGCTCAACAGAGTTTTGCGTTTACCACCAAGGGCCAACTGCGCTTGGAGCGCCAGGTATATAAGTTCCAAGACGAAGCTCTTGACCCTGCTTGTGACTGCTATACCTGTAAGAACTACTCACGTGCTTATATCCACCATCTATTCAAAGCTCGGGAGAATCTTGGAGCTCAACTCCTATCAATTCATAACTTGCGTTTCTACGACCGTCTAACCAAGGCAATGAGGGCGAAAATTTTAGACGGTAGCTTTCTCAGCTTCTACCAAGAGCAACGCGAACTCCTAGTTCGAAGGGACCAAGAGCACCCTAGTCAACCACCTAAACCAAAACGACGAACCAAGACCCCTCCCCAGGAACTCGGAACCTTTGTCATTCATCACTCCAAGTATGGATTTTCCAGTATCAAAGAAAAGGTGAGCGGCGAGATCATGCATTCTGTCAATCACCCTGACGAAGAAGCCAAGGCGTTATATGTTGATCAAGTTGATTGGCAGGAGAAGCTTCAAGGTGACTTTCAAGAGCCTCTCCGGGTTTGGGACGTTGGGCTCGGCGCTGCTCACAATGCGATGGCATTGATTCAATTCTACGAGAAGCAAAATGACGGTAACCTCCGCCCTATTGAAATCTATAGCTTCGAAAGTGATCTGGACGCCTTACGGTTAGCATTGCGCAACCACCACCTTTTCACTCATCTTCGCCACGGAGCACCTCACCACTTATTGAAAACTAAATCGTGGCAGCGAGACCCCATCAAATGGTTCTTACGAGAAGGGGATTTTCTTGATCAGATTAATGAATCACCAGTGCCAGATATTATATTTTACGATCCGTTTTCCAGTGCTACCAATCACGAGCTTTGGACTCTCGATTGCTTCAACAAAGTAAAAAATGCCTTAGGTGAAAAATATTGTGAGATGATCACCTACTCCGCCTCCACTAGCGTCCGAGCAGGCTTGCTTGGGGCTGGTTTCTTCGTTGGCAAGGGAGTGGCCACGGGCCCGAAAAGTGACACGACAATTGCCTATAATGGCCTCGTGGAAACGACCAAAGCAAATCTTTTGGATCGAAAATGGTTGGAGAGGTGGTCTCGCAGCCACAAACCCTTTCCGCTGGGTATATGCTCTGCAATGAAGCAGGATTTCCTTGATACGATCCCTAAGCACCCACAATTTTTATCTCATTTGAATGAGCGTCAGCAATAA
- a CDS encoding DUF885 domain-containing protein: MMKLPILIWLALSSFSLQANSSQWSNFTDTFLEELWLQYPVWATQVGYHKYDEQLPAPNSKNLENELVWLRSNQSKLENVNPKDLGPHQRSDFLLIKNFIDKQIWYAEVFKEHLWNPATYNVGGAFAGILESSTLQNSQKAARISKRLSLVPAYYEAAQNILQTPTREHLDLAIQQSQGLLGLFQRQLKNACSHWLNKSNDVKLCLARHQLALNAVKNYGSFLDELKNRTKKFRSFRIGSDLYQSKYQLEIQGNLSAHEVYQKALKRKEELHSEMVPRASKLWNKYFPDKTPPKDERILIKSVLEKLSDRHVKPKDFIASIKRQIPELEQFVKQSQVVELDPTKPLKVRETPPYMRGFAGASINAPGPYDSKRETYYNVTPLDHMTPTEAESYLREYNHYMMQILNIHEAIPGHYTQLIYANKAPSLIKKILGNGTMIEGWAVYSEKMMLEEGYGQDRDELLLTYGKWHLRVVCNAILDYSVHNLNMSEEQGLKLLMDDAFQQRAEAEGKWRRATLSQVQLSSYFAGFTEIFALREQLKKQKGEKFDLRQFHDEFLSFGSAPVKVIRQLMIRDKQET, encoded by the coding sequence ATGATGAAATTACCCATACTAATATGGCTAGCGCTAAGCTCCTTTAGCTTGCAAGCAAATTCAAGTCAATGGTCGAACTTCACAGACACCTTCTTAGAAGAGCTTTGGTTGCAATACCCAGTTTGGGCCACGCAAGTTGGCTATCACAAGTACGATGAGCAGCTCCCGGCACCAAACTCCAAGAACCTAGAGAATGAACTGGTTTGGCTTAGAAGCAATCAGAGCAAGTTGGAGAATGTTAATCCCAAGGACCTGGGCCCTCACCAACGATCCGACTTCCTTCTCATTAAAAACTTTATCGACAAGCAAATATGGTATGCAGAGGTTTTTAAAGAGCATCTCTGGAACCCCGCAACTTATAACGTAGGTGGCGCCTTCGCTGGTATTTTGGAAAGCTCCACTCTCCAAAATAGCCAGAAAGCTGCGAGAATTTCGAAAAGACTTAGCTTGGTTCCAGCCTATTATGAGGCAGCGCAGAACATACTACAGACACCGACCCGTGAACATCTCGATCTAGCCATTCAACAAAGCCAAGGCCTTCTGGGTCTATTCCAGCGGCAGCTAAAAAATGCGTGTAGTCACTGGCTCAATAAATCTAACGATGTAAAGCTCTGCCTAGCACGCCATCAGTTGGCTCTTAATGCGGTTAAGAATTATGGGAGCTTCCTTGATGAACTTAAAAATCGAACAAAAAAATTCCGCTCTTTTCGCATTGGCTCAGACCTTTACCAAAGCAAGTATCAGCTTGAAATACAAGGCAACTTGAGCGCTCACGAGGTTTATCAAAAGGCTTTGAAGCGAAAAGAAGAACTCCATAGCGAGATGGTTCCCCGAGCCAGTAAGTTATGGAACAAATACTTTCCTGATAAAACTCCACCTAAGGATGAACGGATTCTCATCAAGAGCGTCTTGGAGAAACTATCCGACCGACATGTAAAGCCAAAAGACTTTATCGCCTCAATAAAAAGACAAATTCCTGAACTAGAGCAATTTGTTAAGCAGAGCCAAGTCGTTGAGCTCGACCCTACAAAACCACTTAAAGTTAGAGAAACTCCACCATACATGCGAGGCTTTGCAGGAGCTTCGATCAATGCTCCGGGGCCCTATGATAGTAAACGTGAGACCTACTACAATGTCACTCCTCTCGATCATATGACACCAACGGAAGCTGAAAGTTATTTAAGAGAGTATAACCACTATATGATGCAGATTCTCAATATTCATGAGGCAATTCCGGGCCACTACACGCAACTCATTTATGCGAATAAAGCTCCAAGCCTGATCAAAAAGATCTTGGGTAACGGCACGATGATCGAAGGCTGGGCCGTTTACTCTGAAAAGATGATGCTGGAAGAAGGTTACGGACAAGACCGCGATGAGTTGCTCCTAACATATGGCAAATGGCATCTACGGGTGGTATGTAATGCCATTCTTGACTACTCGGTCCATAACCTGAACATGTCTGAAGAGCAAGGTCTGAAACTGCTCATGGACGATGCATTTCAGCAAAGAGCAGAGGCCGAGGGTAAATGGCGACGGGCAACCTTATCCCAGGTGCAGCTCAGCAGCTACTTTGCTGGCTTTACTGAGATTTTTGCGCTGCGCGAGCAACTTAAAAAGCAAAAGGGTGAAAAATTCGATTTGCGTCAGTTCCACGATGAGTTTCTGAGCTTCGGAAGCGCTCCGGTTAAGGTTATCCGGCAACTGATGATCAGAGATAAGCAGGAGACTTAG
- a CDS encoding OmpA family protein gives MKSSPMKLALATSLLLAFGTVACTDDEKKVEEVVAAETPEEHKFEVDEESGKVEFKAEIVYFGFDEYTLTPQGIERLTALANYMKDNQKLKIKVEGHCDSRGSTEYNLALGQRRAESVRKFLLGAGVEESRLLAVSFGEERPANSAADEKAFAENRRAEFTFENHQSIQKQADKKEVKSEKKAIASKKDDAKAEKAKAVAKAEPEAPAKKEEKAPVKEVKKKVAKKAPEAKAESPIETVSDAK, from the coding sequence ATGAAATCATCTCCCATGAAACTTGCACTTGCTACTTCTTTGTTACTTGCATTTGGAACTGTTGCCTGTACTGATGATGAGAAGAAAGTTGAAGAAGTTGTCGCCGCCGAGACTCCAGAAGAACATAAGTTTGAAGTCGACGAAGAAAGCGGAAAAGTCGAATTCAAAGCTGAAATTGTTTACTTCGGTTTTGATGAGTATACACTGACTCCTCAGGGCATCGAAAGACTCACTGCATTAGCTAATTACATGAAAGATAATCAGAAGCTTAAGATTAAGGTTGAAGGGCATTGCGATAGCCGTGGCTCTACCGAGTACAACCTCGCGCTAGGACAGCGACGAGCAGAATCCGTAAGGAAATTCTTGCTTGGTGCTGGAGTGGAAGAAAGTCGCCTCCTCGCTGTGAGCTTTGGTGAAGAACGACCAGCCAACAGTGCCGCTGACGAGAAGGCTTTTGCGGAAAACCGTCGCGCAGAATTTACTTTTGAGAATCACCAGTCTATTCAGAAACAAGCAGATAAAAAAGAAGTAAAGTCTGAAAAAAAAGCAATCGCTAGCAAGAAAGACGATGCTAAGGCAGAAAAGGCAAAAGCTGTAGCAAAGGCAGAACCTGAAGCTCCTGCTAAAAAGGAGGAGAAAGCTCCTGTTAAGGAAGTGAAGAAAAAGGTCGCTAAAAAAGCTCCTGAAGCTAAAGCTGAAAGCCCGATCGAAACTGTTTCAGACGCCAAGTAA
- a CDS encoding Hint domain-containing protein encodes MIEKLQEVIAGEQGRSSLPLVAILSLSGLVGIYLSQQSSKQQQALQKARMEISNQNLDDELRNALASFKSLMSNRKIATDQYEPTLFAEDYFASKWSLQKNTLAKTSGITSSNSGSKVTIETLKALTSASSEDLSEIYEGSKSVAETAKETVDIEIIKVVFDDSNPYLAKGILVRASTAGAEGEKSAKALVPLTVPEPSDIKLWVKAPGSSTFQQVYGSENSPLPAGDYELMITADGVALDAEISINNGTPIVIGSDVKHDAHNIRADDASIGVIKLKAGGNGELIYEFDHKTCSATPTTASGSNKYNIDVTVYDPSLNIHKPKIGLVNLFVENKAASSKKMSFAELTALCPGKCASTTYTPTAGVVQGGISLSANNYLASKADIEKIVGHSISESGMISTDYYQLAHREYFPTYSYTAFHNQTQKYGIFDAKVCASNSRGLAKSLADHNYDVQKAYDKIVNTGNYYKTIQRIYYQEPSCKPRLLFNRNSCGCFAENTEILLGDQKSLLRIQDIQQGDLVWNPKTKAAAKVARVIVGPEKFPLIRITLSNQQALRITGKHPFPTPSGIKAAFQLMAGETVLSNNGNPLRILEVQQESSSQETIVWNLLLEGERLQDHYLVANGVVTGDYFIQQKLESSPGNRIVDRRR; translated from the coding sequence ATGATAGAGAAACTTCAAGAGGTGATAGCTGGGGAACAGGGGCGTTCGAGTCTGCCCCTAGTTGCTATCCTATCGCTCTCCGGGCTAGTTGGAATCTACTTATCACAACAAAGCTCTAAGCAGCAACAGGCTCTTCAGAAGGCCCGAATGGAGATTTCAAACCAAAACTTAGACGACGAACTTCGTAATGCCCTAGCATCATTTAAATCTCTTATGTCCAATAGAAAGATTGCTACCGACCAGTATGAACCAACTCTATTTGCAGAAGACTATTTCGCATCGAAATGGTCACTTCAGAAAAACACATTGGCAAAGACAAGCGGAATTACAAGCTCGAACAGCGGTTCCAAGGTAACTATTGAAACACTCAAAGCCTTGACAAGTGCTAGCTCCGAGGATCTATCTGAGATCTATGAGGGTAGTAAAAGCGTAGCGGAAACCGCTAAAGAAACTGTTGACATCGAGATCATAAAAGTCGTCTTTGATGACAGCAATCCCTATCTCGCAAAAGGAATACTTGTGAGGGCATCAACTGCAGGTGCAGAAGGCGAGAAATCAGCCAAAGCTCTCGTGCCTCTTACCGTTCCCGAACCCAGCGATATCAAGCTCTGGGTCAAAGCCCCGGGCTCATCGACATTTCAACAAGTCTATGGTTCCGAAAACTCACCCTTGCCTGCTGGTGATTATGAACTCATGATAACAGCCGATGGAGTTGCGCTGGACGCTGAAATTTCGATCAACAACGGGACGCCAATTGTTATTGGTAGTGACGTAAAACACGACGCCCATAACATTCGCGCCGATGATGCTTCAATTGGCGTCATCAAACTGAAAGCAGGTGGCAACGGTGAGCTTATTTATGAATTTGATCACAAAACATGTTCTGCGACCCCTACGACCGCCTCTGGATCGAACAAGTATAACATCGATGTAACTGTCTACGACCCTTCTCTCAATATTCATAAGCCCAAAATTGGGCTAGTCAACCTTTTTGTCGAGAATAAAGCAGCTTCGAGCAAGAAGATGAGTTTTGCGGAACTCACTGCTCTTTGCCCAGGAAAATGTGCAAGCACAACCTACACTCCAACCGCTGGAGTTGTACAAGGAGGTATCAGCCTTTCAGCCAACAATTACCTAGCTAGCAAGGCAGATATTGAAAAGATTGTCGGTCACTCAATTTCTGAATCTGGTATGATTAGTACAGATTATTATCAGCTTGCTCACCGAGAGTACTTCCCAACCTATAGCTATACCGCATTCCACAACCAAACCCAGAAATATGGGATTTTTGATGCGAAAGTCTGTGCGTCTAACTCTCGGGGCTTAGCAAAATCTTTAGCTGACCATAACTATGATGTCCAAAAAGCCTATGACAAGATCGTCAATACTGGTAACTATTATAAAACGATTCAAAGAATTTACTATCAGGAACCGTCATGTAAACCCAGGCTACTATTCAATAGGAATAGCTGTGGATGTTTCGCTGAAAATACTGAAATTCTACTAGGTGATCAAAAGTCTCTACTTAGAATTCAGGACATCCAGCAGGGTGATCTAGTCTGGAACCCCAAAACTAAAGCAGCGGCGAAGGTAGCGAGGGTCATCGTCGGTCCTGAAAAATTCCCTCTGATACGAATAACACTGAGCAATCAGCAAGCGCTGAGAATCACTGGCAAACACCCCTTCCCTACGCCATCTGGGATCAAAGCTGCCTTTCAACTGATGGCGGGGGAGACTGTGCTATCAAATAACGGAAACCCACTAAGAATCCTTGAAGTTCAGCAAGAATCAAGTAGCCAAGAAACGATCGTTTGGAATTTGCTTTTAGAAGGAGAGCGCTTGCAAGACCACTATCTCGTTGCCAATGGAGTGGTTACAGGAGACTACTTTATACAGCAAAAGCTGGAATCCTCTCCAGGAAATAGAATCGTCGATCGTCGTAGGTGA
- a CDS encoding 7TM diverse intracellular signaling domain-containing protein, whose protein sequence is MKFRLLKPTICFTALLHMAISATLNANTMHVDPRALEEGIKTSEVFYYHADKEMTWRKVKQSEYLALPNPEEKRRFFFDHYDKLLRESSTPDIVEVRKLDEYFQILSRPRATFGLINRPVWYRLSIENSQRYQQDLEVVFSGYLFDVELFAFDESTLVHKARKSIHEPKILKKLPAGKSNLDINFPISMPPNSKLTLYLRAYSAVVPHDLNIRLLSQETWLLKESPIHRFHWIFVGSILMLILHNFVFFIMSRNVTNLYYVFWIGSTLALVSVVNGLHLDLIVEDACVYWPYLISLPLAITGISIVAFLRHFLQLSDYPKLDRVAKAALIYGYIVFIPYLVVDPKTFIHIGFAGIFIVTPIILGLVFVLAIQHKHHRAWLFLMAFIPYIVGSCLRTLMIQGIVPEIPMLRNIMEVGSFTEAFLLSFALGDKLRTLNIELSRYINEVEDIVAEKTQDIASIMANIKQGIFTVKSDFKIDEVYSQHLEDIVGASQIGNKDPLELIFKKSNLSPDARSRLHSAMKEAFGEEIFNFEINVSQFPKEIIFQGKYLALDWQAISNREGQTFKILVTVRDITQLRRLEEQSHRHEREMSILLEILQVERRDFPLFLSGAKTHLQTIRNLLKSSDTSTSNLIRDIFIHYHTLKGIARSFELSYIVDAVHTAESRCSRHSRIESDIEQKRFLNDLENVEAVVLEYENAVKEKLQFSDRSQAIDNDLASELLTQIEHLPREFQGRFSEARQKLLDAVYIAFDQLYDEVSRFATTAAEELKKPSPKINMPSESILLKHHCFQEIKNILVHLVNNSLAHGFSLSPEPESQLQDDIISIQIERLSNSVKLVYQDNGKGINRQFIQLKAQQQGLLEEGTFPSDQDLLEVLFKPGFSSADSLSHLAGRGIGMSAMKDIAEKIGATLNIHTTSSTNQAIYFAIHIRLARDHYIDRASRQISA, encoded by the coding sequence TTGAAATTTCGACTCCTAAAACCAACCATCTGCTTTACAGCCTTGCTTCACATGGCAATCTCCGCAACTTTAAATGCCAACACGATGCATGTCGATCCCCGTGCCTTAGAAGAGGGAATCAAAACCAGTGAGGTATTTTACTATCATGCTGATAAAGAGATGACATGGAGGAAGGTTAAGCAATCAGAGTATCTGGCACTTCCTAATCCGGAGGAGAAGCGACGGTTCTTCTTCGATCACTACGACAAGCTGCTCAGAGAGTCCTCAACCCCTGACATCGTTGAGGTTAGAAAATTAGATGAATATTTTCAAATACTTAGTAGGCCAAGAGCCACATTTGGCCTAATCAACCGGCCTGTCTGGTATCGATTATCTATTGAAAACTCCCAACGCTATCAACAGGACTTGGAAGTCGTTTTTTCGGGCTATTTGTTCGACGTAGAGCTTTTCGCTTTCGACGAGAGCACCCTTGTACACAAAGCCAGGAAGAGTATCCATGAGCCTAAAATATTAAAGAAGCTACCAGCTGGGAAAAGCAACCTGGATATTAATTTCCCTATTTCAATGCCCCCTAATTCGAAGCTCACTCTTTACCTCCGTGCCTACTCCGCCGTGGTCCCGCACGACCTCAACATTAGGCTTCTCAGCCAGGAAACGTGGCTCCTGAAAGAATCTCCTATCCATCGATTTCATTGGATTTTTGTGGGTTCAATCCTGATGCTTATCCTGCATAATTTTGTGTTCTTTATTATGTCGAGAAACGTGACAAACCTATACTATGTCTTCTGGATTGGCTCAACTTTAGCACTGGTTTCTGTGGTGAACGGTCTTCACCTTGATCTGATCGTAGAAGATGCTTGTGTCTACTGGCCCTATCTGATTTCATTACCCTTGGCGATTACTGGGATCTCTATTGTAGCGTTCTTGAGACACTTCCTTCAACTCAGTGATTATCCCAAGCTCGATCGTGTCGCCAAGGCTGCCCTTATTTACGGCTACATAGTCTTCATTCCTTATCTGGTTGTCGATCCAAAAACATTTATCCATATCGGCTTTGCAGGGATATTTATAGTCACTCCAATTATACTTGGTCTTGTGTTCGTTTTGGCTATTCAACACAAACATCATCGCGCTTGGCTTTTTTTGATGGCATTCATTCCTTACATTGTTGGAAGTTGCCTTCGAACCTTGATGATTCAAGGCATAGTACCAGAAATCCCCATGCTGCGGAATATTATGGAAGTGGGTTCGTTTACCGAAGCATTTCTTCTATCATTTGCACTAGGGGATAAGCTTAGAACCTTGAACATCGAGCTATCTCGCTACATTAATGAAGTTGAAGACATTGTTGCAGAAAAGACGCAGGACATCGCATCCATCATGGCCAACATAAAGCAAGGCATATTTACTGTTAAATCAGATTTTAAGATTGATGAGGTCTATTCGCAGCACTTAGAAGATATTGTTGGAGCATCTCAAATTGGTAACAAAGACCCTCTTGAGCTTATCTTCAAGAAGAGCAACCTCTCCCCTGATGCAAGATCTCGTCTGCATAGCGCCATGAAAGAGGCTTTTGGAGAGGAAATATTTAACTTCGAAATCAATGTCAGCCAATTCCCAAAAGAGATCATCTTTCAAGGCAAATATCTGGCCTTAGATTGGCAGGCTATTTCAAATCGAGAGGGCCAAACCTTTAAGATCCTCGTAACCGTTCGCGATATCACTCAGCTCCGAAGACTAGAAGAGCAGAGTCACAGGCACGAGCGTGAAATGTCAATCCTTCTTGAAATTTTACAGGTGGAACGAAGAGACTTCCCTCTTTTCCTAAGTGGAGCTAAAACTCATTTACAAACTATCAGAAACCTTTTGAAGAGCTCTGATACTTCGACGTCTAATTTGATACGCGACATATTTATTCACTATCATACGCTCAAGGGAATCGCTAGATCCTTTGAACTAAGTTACATTGTTGATGCAGTACATACGGCTGAATCCAGGTGCTCCAGACACTCAAGAATCGAATCAGATATCGAGCAGAAAAGATTTCTCAACGACTTAGAAAATGTTGAAGCGGTGGTCTTGGAGTACGAAAATGCGGTAAAGGAAAAGCTACAGTTCTCTGACCGGTCACAGGCCATTGACAATGATTTAGCAAGCGAACTATTGACTCAAATCGAACATCTACCTAGGGAGTTTCAAGGCAGGTTTAGCGAAGCTCGCCAGAAACTACTCGATGCTGTCTATATTGCGTTCGATCAGCTCTATGATGAAGTGAGTCGATTCGCGACTACGGCAGCCGAGGAGCTTAAAAAGCCATCACCAAAGATCAATATGCCATCAGAATCAATTTTGCTCAAGCATCACTGCTTTCAGGAAATAAAGAATATTCTCGTCCACCTTGTCAACAATTCCTTGGCCCATGGGTTCTCACTTAGCCCAGAACCCGAATCACAGCTTCAAGATGACATTATTTCAATACAGATCGAACGCTTAAGTAATAGCGTCAAGCTCGTTTACCAAGATAATGGCAAAGGCATCAATCGACAGTTCATCCAGCTCAAGGCGCAGCAGCAGGGCTTGTTGGAGGAAGGAACCTTTCCTAGCGACCAAGACCTTTTAGAAGTACTGTTCAAACCGGGATTTTCTTCTGCGGATAGCTTGAGCCATCTCGCTGGTCGAGGGATTGGTATGTCAGCAATGAAGGATATAGCTGAGAAAATTGGAGCTACACTGAATATTCACACGACCAGCAGCACCAATCAGGCCATCTATTTTGCTATCCATATCAGACTAGCGAGGGATCACTACATCGATCGCGCTTCTCGGCAAATATCAGCTTGA